The following nucleotide sequence is from Mesorhizobium sp. J8.
GGAAGAAGGCGAAGTAGAACAAAGTCGCCATCTGCGCCATGAACACGTAAGAGCCTTCCGCCGGCTGCGAGCCCAGCCAACCGAGCAAGATGGCGTCGGCGACGAACAGCCAGAAGAACAGCTTGTACCACGGACGGTAGACCGCCGAGCGCACCTTGGAGGTGTCGAGCCACGGCACCAGGAACAGCATGGCGATGGCGCCGAACATGCACAGCACGCCGCCGAGCTTGGAGTTGATCGGGCCGATGTTGAAGGTGATGGCGCGCAGGATCGCGTAGAACGGGAGGAAGTACCATTCCGGAACGATATGGGCCGGCGTCTTCAGCGGATTGGCGACCGTGTAGTTGTCCGGGTGGCCGAGATAGTTCGGCAGATAGAAGACGAAATACGCGAAGAAGAACAGGAACACGATCATGCCGAACGCGTCCTTGATGGTGGCGTAGGGCGTGAAGGCGACGGTGTCGGTCTTCGACTTGACCTCGATGCCGGTCGGGTTCGACTGGCCAACGACATGCAACGCCCAGATGTGCAGGACGACGACGCCGGCGATCATGAACGGCAGCAGGTAATGCAGCGCGAAGAAGCGGTTCAGCGTCGGGTCGTCGACGGCGAAGCCGCCGAGCAAAAGCTGCTGGATCCAGTTGCCGACCAGCGGGATGGCGCTGAAGAAGCCGGTGATGACGGTGGCGCCCCAGAAGCTCATCTGCCCCCAGGGCAGCACATAGCCCATGAAACCGGTGGCCATCATCAGCAGGTAGATGATGCAGCCCAGGATCCACAGCAGCTCGCGCGGCGCCTTGTAGGAACCATAGAACAGGCCGCGGAAGATGTGGATGTAGACGGCGACGAAGAAGAACGAGGCGCCGTTCGAATGGAGATAGCGCAGCAGCCATCCCGAATTCACGTCGCGCATGATCTTCTCGACCGAATCGAAGGCGAGATTGGTGTCGGACGTGTAGTGCATCGCCAGCACGATGCCGGTCAGGATCTGCGAGGCCAGCATGATCGACAGGATGCCGCCGAACGTCCACATGTAGTTCAGGTTGCGCGGCACCGGATAGGCGACGAAGCTGTCATAGATCAGCCGCGGCAGCGGCATGCGGGCGTCGAACCAGCGCTCGATACCGGTCTTGGGCGTATAGGTCGAGTGTCCCTCGCTCATCGAAATGTCCCCTGCCTCAACCGATAAGGATCTTGGTGTCGGAAATGAACTTGAATACCGGAATCGCCATGTTCTCCGGCGCCGGGCCTTTGCGGATGCGGCCGGCGGTGTCGTATTGCGAACCATGGCACGGGCAGAACCAGCCGCCGAAATCGCCTTCCTGGCCGAGCGGGATGCAGCCGAGATGGGTGCAGACCTGCACCATCACCATCCAGGCTTCCTTGCCGGGCGTGGTGCGGTTGGCGTCGGTCGCCGGCGCGTCGGCCGGGAGGTTGGCGTTGCGCGCGATCGGGTCCTTGAGATCGGCGAGATTGACGGCTTCGCCGTCCTTCATTTCCTTCTCGGTGCGGTTGCGCACCACCACCGGCTTGCCGCGCCATTTGACGATCAGCGAAGAACCCGGCTGCAGCGAGGAGACATCGACCTCGACCGAGGCCAGCGCCAGCGTCGAGGCGTCGGGACGCATCTGGTCGATGAACGGCCACGCGACGGCTCCGGCGCCGACAACGGCGGCCATGCCGGTGGCAACGTAGAGAAAATCGCGACGGTTGGGATCGTGGATGTCGGTTGCGCTCACGGGTGCCTGATCCTTTCGCCTCTTCCTAACCGGAGGCCGAGCCTTGTCCCCGCTCAATCGCACCTGCCCGACAGCGCATGGCGAACAGGCTAGCGAATTCCTCCGGCATTTGGATTTTCGGTTTATGCGTGCGGCCCGTTTTTGTCCAGCGGGGTGAGGCCACAAGGGCAGATTGTCGCGGGTGTCCAGCATAGGCGGAAATTTGACGGGACTGGCCGGATGTAGCAATATATCTACATCTCCAGGATGGAGGTGCTGAAATGAACATCTCGACCAAGACGACAACCTTCATGTCGAGCCGTGAATTCAACCAGGATACGGCGCGCGCCAAGCGGGCAGCCAGGAACGGGCCAGTCATCATCACCGACCGCGGCAAGTCCTCGCATGTGCTGATGTCGATGGAGGAATATGAGAAACTGAAAGCCCAGGGCAAGCCGGAGAAACATAGAAGTCTCGCGGATGCGATTGCCGATGATCGCCCGGAAGCGGATTTCGATTTCGACATACCGGAACTCAAGAGCATGTCCCTCCGCCCAGCCAAGTTCGACTGATGTATCTGCTCGATACCAATGTCATCTCCGAGCTCAGGCGAAGAGACCGATGCGATCCGAACGTTCTGGCCTGGGCGGAAAGCCGAAGTCCGGTAGAGTTCTATGTCTCGGCCGTCAGCATCCTCGAAGCCCAGATCGGCGCCCTGAAAGCGGAGCGAAAAGACGAGAAGAAGGGAGTGATTCTGCGCGCCTGGGTGGATAGGTTGGTCGCTGAAATCGCGGAGCGCATACTGCCGGTGGATCTCGCCGTCGTGCTGCGTTGTGCGCCGCTCCACGTCCCGGATCCAAAGCCTGACCGCGACGCCTATATCGCTGCCACGGCGCTGGTCAACAACATGACGATCGTGACCCGCAATACCAAGGACTTCGAAGGCACCGGCGTGAGGTTGTTCAATCCCTGGATACCGGCGAAAGGGTAGAGGCCATGGCGCATGTCATTGAACGCGACAGCTGGGCCGAATCTCCCGACCTGTGGAAAGGCGAGTTGCAATGCGGCCAGTTCGGCGCCAATTCCTGCCTGATCTTCAACTATCAGGAAAAGATCGGCGGCGGCCCGCGCCTGCACAAGCATCCCTACGCCGAGATCTTCGTCATCCGGTCCGGCACTGGTCTTTTCACGATCGGCGACCGGGAGATCACGGCCACGGCCGGCCAGATCCTGATCGTGCCGCCCGGCACGCCACACAAATTCACCAATCTCGGCCCCGGTCCGCTCGAAAGCACCGACATTCACGAGAACGGCCACTTCATCACCGGGTGGCTGGAATAGGCCATAATCCCGAAAAGTGGGAACCGGTTTTCGGGAAAGATTATGGTCAAACCAAAGAGCGCCTAACTGGCGCCCAGCCTGACCAGCACGGCTCTGGGAATATCGTATTCGCGGATCACCGCATCGTGCTTGCGCAAGCCGCAAAGCTCGCGCTGAATGAAGTAGGCATGGACGGCCGCGGCGGCTTCCTTGAGCAGCCGGTTGCGATGCTCGCCCTCGCCATGGTCGCGCAACTTCGCCAGGGTCTCCTCGACACGCTGACCGGCGCGGCCGAGGGCGGCGGCCTTTTCGGCGAGGATTTCGTGGCCGAGCAGGTCGAGCGCGCTTTCCTGCGCGCCTGACCGTCCGAAATTGGTGGGCATGCGTACCGACATGACGCCGTTCTACTCCGCCGGCCGCGTCTCTTCCAGCGCGCTTTCCTCGTTGAACAGGAAACCGCCGGACTGCCGTTTCCAGAGCCGCGCATAGAGCCCGTCGAGCGCCACCAGCTCATCATGCGTGCCCTGTTCGACGATGCGGCCGCCGTCGAGCACCACCAGCCGGTCAAGTGCCGCGATGGTGGAGAGCCGGTGCGCGATGGCGATCACGGTCTTGTTTTCCATCAGCCTGGTCAGGTTCTCCTGGATCGCCGCCTCGATGTCCGAATCGAGCGCCGAGGTCGCCTCGTCCAGGATGAGGATCGGCGCGTCCTTGAGGAAGACACGTGCGATCGCCACGCGCTGCCGTTGCCCGCCGGAGAGCTTCACGCCGCGCTCGCCGACATAGGCCTCGTAGCCGGCGCGACCTCTGGTGTCGCGCAGTCCCAGGATGAAGTCGTGCGCTTCGGCCTTTTTCGCCGCCGCAATCACTTGCGCGTCGGTGGCGTCCGGCATGCCGAGCTTGATGTTGTCGCGCAGCGAGCGGTGGAACAGCGCGGTGTCCTGGCTGACGACGCCGATATTGCCGCGCAGCGAGTTCTGCGTCACATGCGCGATATCCTGGCCGTCGATCAGGATCCGGCCGCCTTCGAGGTCGTAAAGGCGCAGGATCAGGTTTGCCAACGTCGTCTTGCCCGCGCCGGACGGGCCGACAAGGCCGACCTTCTCGCCCGGACGAACGGCGAGGTCGATGCCGTCGAGAACGCCTGCCCCCTTGCCGTAGTGGAAAATGACGTTGCTGACGTCGATGCGGCCGCCGGTGACGACCAGCTCCCTGGCGTCCGGCGCGTCGGTCAGGCCGAGCGGCTGCGAGATCAACGCCTTCGAATTCTCCAGCACGCCGAGATTCCGCAGGATGCCGTTGAGCTGCATCATCAGCCGGCCGAGCAGCATGTTGAGCCTCAGCACCAGCGACAGTGTGAAGGCGACGGCGCCGACCGTGATCGAGCCTTCGACCCACAGATAGACGGCGAAGGCAGCGATCGCCGTGATCATGACGCCGGAGAGCATGGTCAGCGCCATGCGCACGCCGGTCAGCCGGCGCGTGAACGGCCGCAGCGCGTCGAGATAGATGTCGAAGCCGCTACGGATGTAGCGGTCGTCGCCATCGGCCGAAAACAGCTTCAGCGTCTGCACGTTGGAATAGGAATCGACGATGCGGCCGGTGATCATCGAGCCGGCCTCGGCGGTCGCCTCGGCATGCTTGCGGATCGCCGGCAGGTAGAGTTTTGCCAGCCAGCCGAACGCGGCGATCCACACCACCACCATGACCGCCAGCCGCAGATCCAGCCCAGCGACCAGCGCCAGTGTGGTTACCGTATAGACGATCATGAACCAGACCACCTCGATGAAGCTTTCCATCAGGTCGCCCGTCGCCTGCCCGGCCTGCCAGACCTTTGTCGCGATGCGCCCGGCGAAATCGTTCTGGAAGAAGGCGTAGGACTGCCGGGAGACGTGCCGGTGCGCCTGCCAGCGCACCAGATTGTAGAAACCGGGCGTGATTGTCTGCTCGTCGACCAGCGCCGACAGGCCGACGATCGCCGTGCGGATGACGAGCACCACCGCGCCCATGAACAGGAGCTCGGGGCCGGCGGCGGTCCAAAGCGCCTGCCAGCTGCGCTCGCCGGGCAGCTGGTCGAGGATGTCGACCAGCCTGCCGACGAAATAG
It contains:
- a CDS encoding type II toxin-antitoxin system Phd/YefM family antitoxin; translated protein: MNISTKTTTFMSSREFNQDTARAKRAARNGPVIITDRGKSSHVLMSMEEYEKLKAQGKPEKHRSLADAIADDRPEADFDFDIPELKSMSLRPAKFD
- a CDS encoding cupin domain-containing protein, translating into MAHVIERDSWAESPDLWKGELQCGQFGANSCLIFNYQEKIGGGPRLHKHPYAEIFVIRSGTGLFTIGDREITATAGQILIVPPGTPHKFTNLGPGPLESTDIHENGHFITGWLE
- a CDS encoding type II toxin-antitoxin system VapC family toxin; the protein is MYLLDTNVISELRRRDRCDPNVLAWAESRSPVEFYVSAVSILEAQIGALKAERKDEKKGVILRAWVDRLVAEIAERILPVDLAVVLRCAPLHVPDPKPDRDAYIAATALVNNMTIVTRNTKDFEGTGVRLFNPWIPAKG
- a CDS encoding ABC transporter ATP-binding protein; translated protein: MMQAIYRWFEHWVYPFREPANLRPPAGVGGFLWHYVGQAKLAFFAMLIIGGIAPLVEAGLFYFVGRLVDILDQLPGERSWQALWTAAGPELLFMGAVVLVIRTAIVGLSALVDEQTITPGFYNLVRWQAHRHVSRQSYAFFQNDFAGRIATKVWQAGQATGDLMESFIEVVWFMIVYTVTTLALVAGLDLRLAVMVVVWIAAFGWLAKLYLPAIRKHAEATAEAGSMITGRIVDSYSNVQTLKLFSADGDDRYIRSGFDIYLDALRPFTRRLTGVRMALTMLSGVMITAIAAFAVYLWVEGSITVGAVAFTLSLVLRLNMLLGRLMMQLNGILRNLGVLENSKALISQPLGLTDAPDARELVVTGGRIDVSNVIFHYGKGAGVLDGIDLAVRPGEKVGLVGPSGAGKTTLANLILRLYDLEGGRILIDGQDIAHVTQNSLRGNIGVVSQDTALFHRSLRDNIKLGMPDATDAQVIAAAKKAEAHDFILGLRDTRGRAGYEAYVGERGVKLSGGQRQRVAIARVFLKDAPILILDEATSALDSDIEAAIQENLTRLMENKTVIAIAHRLSTIAALDRLVVLDGGRIVEQGTHDELVALDGLYARLWKRQSGGFLFNEESALEETRPAE
- a CDS encoding DUF6665 family protein, with protein sequence MSVRMPTNFGRSGAQESALDLLGHEILAEKAAALGRAGQRVEETLAKLRDHGEGEHRNRLLKEAAAAVHAYFIQRELCGLRKHDAVIREYDIPRAVLVRLGAS
- the petA gene encoding ubiquinol-cytochrome c reductase iron-sulfur subunit — protein: MAAVVGAGAVAWPFIDQMRPDASTLALASVEVDVSSLQPGSSLIVKWRGKPVVVRNRTEKEMKDGEAVNLADLKDPIARNANLPADAPATDANRTTPGKEAWMVMVQVCTHLGCIPLGQEGDFGGWFCPCHGSQYDTAGRIRKGPAPENMAIPVFKFISDTKILIG
- a CDS encoding cytochrome b; its protein translation is MSEGHSTYTPKTGIERWFDARMPLPRLIYDSFVAYPVPRNLNYMWTFGGILSIMLASQILTGIVLAMHYTSDTNLAFDSVEKIMRDVNSGWLLRYLHSNGASFFFVAVYIHIFRGLFYGSYKAPRELLWILGCIIYLLMMATGFMGYVLPWGQMSFWGATVITGFFSAIPLVGNWIQQLLLGGFAVDDPTLNRFFALHYLLPFMIAGVVVLHIWALHVVGQSNPTGIEVKSKTDTVAFTPYATIKDAFGMIVFLFFFAYFVFYLPNYLGHPDNYTVANPLKTPAHIVPEWYFLPFYAILRAITFNIGPINSKLGGVLCMFGAIAMLFLVPWLDTSKVRSAVYRPWYKLFFWLFVADAILLGWLGSQPAEGSYVFMAQMATLFYFAFFLVIMPVLGLIETPRRLPNSITEAVLEKNKGGSGHPAGATAAPETKG